In the genome of Sardina pilchardus chromosome 14, fSarPil1.1, whole genome shotgun sequence, one region contains:
- the LOC134101066 gene encoding phospholipase A2-like, translating to MNTLPAVLLLAFGLCFAESMSYRALWQFRDMIICANPDSWPVLEYIDYGCYCGKGGSGTPVDDLDRCCEVHDRCYGDAMQHSECWPILDNPYTEIYAFTCDEASKTVTCPSNKNDECEQFICDCDRLAAECFATAGYNPENEHLPSDQCN from the exons ATGAACACTCTCCCTGCTGTGCTCCTCCTGGCCTTCGGCCTCTGCTTTG ctgagtcCATGAGCTACAGGGCTCTGTGGCAGTTCAGGGACATGATCATCTGTGCGAACCCCGACAGCTGGCCTGTTCTGGAATACATCGACTACGGCTGCTACTGCGGCAAGGGCGGCTCCGGAACACCTGTGGACGacctggacag ATGCTGTGAGGTGCACGATCGTTGCTACGGCGATGCCATGCAGCATTCCGAGTGCTGGCCCATCCTGGACAACCCCTACACCGAGATCTACGCCTTCACTTGCGACGAGGCCAGCAAGACTGTCACCTGCCCAA GCAACAAAAACGATGAGTGTGAGCAGTTCATCTGCGATTGCGACAGGTTGGCCGCCGAGTGTTTTGCCACCGCTGGTTACAACCCTGAGAACGAGCACCTGCCTAGTGACCAGtgcaattaa